The Corynebacterium minutissimum genome includes the window AAACATCTCGATTAACTTATCGACAGTCGTGGCGGAATCATGAACATCCAGTTTGCGGATCATGGTGTAGCGAGTACTGCGTTCTACACAGGTTACGAGTGCAGTGGTTCCTCCTTGGCCGATGATGAGATCGCCTTCCCAGTGTCCTGGAACAGCGCGGTCTTCAACGCTGGCAGGGCGCTTGCTGATGCGGTAGTCTTCACCAATCCAGCTTCGATTACCGCGGGCTGGCAGGCGTGATTGTGGTTTTCGGCCGGTACGCCCAGAACGCAGGGCTTTTTCTACCTTCAATTCCTGGCGCAAAGCGCCTTTGGCTTGGATGTAGAGAGCTTGGTAGATGGTTTCATGGCTAATTGACATATCCCCACCTTTACCGAAGCAGCGGGCAAGATAGTTCGAAATCTGCTCAGGCGACCACTTCGTGTTCAACCCCTCGATGACCAAGGCACGCAACTGCGGGTTGGTATCGAGTTTGCGGGGTTTAGGCCTGGCTAGGCGGTCTACAGCCCGCTTTTGTGCCACGAGGGCATCGTAGCCATGCTCAGTCATCCCACGGGCGATTTCCCTGCTAATCGTCGACTGATTACGTCCCAGCTGGGCTGCAATCTCGCGGTGAGTATGGCCCTGTTTCAGCAGGTAGGCTATCTCTATTCGGTCATGTCGGATAAGACGCTTTCCGCGTCCTACCTTCGATTCAGATTCAGTGGGATGATCATTGAGTATCAAACGCCCAGACATGTGATCATGGTGCCACGCTTTGACCGTGTCAGCGCTGCGATCAACCACCTGGCCGGCCTGCTTATAGCTTTTGCCAGCATCAACCAGCTTTAGAGCTTGGGCAATGCGATCCCGGTCATGTTGTGCCGTTCCACCGCGATTGCCTCGGACGAGCTCCAACCCGTCCTGAGCAAGGTAGCGATAAGCCAGACTTTGAGGAAACCCGACCTCTTCAATTGCGCTGAGCACAGATCGGCCACTCTCAACCAGAGCGACAACTTGTTGATACTGCTTGTCAACCAAACTCCGCTGACGCCGAGCACGGTTAAGCCCCTCGCTTTGGCGCCATGCCCTCGCCTGAACCTTCGAGACGCCCAACTCCTTCAGGATCACTGGCACCGGACGCGCATCATGCAGATACGCCTCCACAAACCGCTCACGTAGCTTCTCATCACCTGACATCTACACAACCTCCTAGCTGTATAGATGCATTCACCACCTGAGCCCGCCTTGGGTTTTGGAGCCTTATTTGATCGATCGGTACCTATGCCTCGGAGCGAAGGCACCGAGGTACTAGCGCAGGGTCACCTGACGGGACTTGATGTTCTGCAGCTGCTTGCGCTCGTCAGCGTTGAGGTTGGCGTCGTTGGACATCTCTTCCTCCAAAGCCTTGTTCACGCGGGAGAGCTCGGCCTCGTAGGAGTCGTGCGCCACGTCCGGGTCAAGGTCGAAGACCGGGGCGATGAGACCATGGGTGCGGAAGACACCGGCGAACTTGGTACCTTCACCCAGGTTGAGCTCACCGCGTGCGGCGACGCGAGACAGGGCGTTAAGGAAGGCATTTTCGTCATCGCACGGGCGGACCCAGCGGATGTGCGCCTTGCCGCCACCAGCATTAGCCCAGAAAGCGGTGCCAATGAAGCCCTCAGCATCCTGGCCTACCTGGTAGGACTCGATGACGGAATCGTTGGCGCGCTGCAGAGCCTGTGCCATGTGTGGCGGGACCTGTGCGCCCTCCGGCATCCACCAGGAGAAGTCCTGGTAGACGGTGATGTCGAGCTCAGCAGATTCGTCGAGAAGCTCAGAGAGCTCCGGCTGGGAGCCGTCGGCAGCGGTGGACTCCAGGGTGGAGCCCGGGGCGTTGTTCTTTACCCAGTTGAGAGCAAAGGCCAGGTCGCGGCCCGGGTTGTGGGTATGAGACTGGACCTGCAGGCCCACGAAGGCATCTCCGCCAGACTCCTCATCGCGGATGAGCGCCGCGGATGCACCCGGCAGCACGGTTACAACGTAGACGTCCTTGTCAAAGCCCTTAACGGAGAGCTTCGCCGTTGCGGAAGGAACGAATTCCTGCAGGGCAACGAGGCTAGACTCAGCGGCGAGTCCACCAAACGGGCGGGGATCCTTTTCCAGGGCGGCGCGCTCGGCGGCGCGGGCAGCAAGCTTAGCTTGGCGGCGGGACATGCCCTCCGGCAGCTGTTCGTTCTTCTTTTTCTTCTTGGCCATACCCAACAACTTACCTGTTGCTTACAGCTCAATGGCGTGCAGGGCCACTTCAGGTTCATTCGTCGCGAGAATATCCACCCCGTTGGCCCACGCCCACTTCATGTCTTCCGGCTTATCGATGGTCCACATGTACGTCGGCAAGCTATGCGCACCGATGGCATCAGGCTGGATTTTGCCGCGGAGAATCGACATGCCCAAGCCCGTGGGCTGGGATAACAGGAAATCAGGCCGGTTGACGTGACGCTCCCAATCGCGGCGCAAATAAATGCGATCAATCTGGGGAGCAAGAGCTGTCATGCGGCGGATGGCGCGGTGGGAAAAGGAAATCATGTGGATACGGGGGTCGTCGATAAGCCCCGCGTAGCGCAGGCGCAGCACCATCTGCTCCTCAAGGATGTCGCCCTGCCCCGACGGGTGTTTGGTTTCGACGTAGAGGTGGTGGTTCGTGCCGTCGAGCATTTCCAGGAGTTCGTCGAAAAGCAGCATGCGTTGGCCGCCCCCAATGTTGAGGCGGCGCAGGTCCTCCCACGTCTGGCGGGACACCCGGCCCGAACCGTTCGTGGTGCGGTCCAGGGTGGGATCGTGGTGGACCACCACCTTGCCATCGCTGCTCAGGCGAATATCGCACTCGATGCCATGGATAGGCAGCTCGAGCGCTTTCTCAAAGGCAAGAGGGGATAGCTCCGGATATTTCCCGGAGTATCCCCTATGGGCGACAATCTTCACTAGCCGAAGATTTCTTCCTTAATCGTGTTCAGCGTGTTGAAGGAGTGGTCGAAGCGCTCCTGCTCGTGCTCATCCAGCTGCAGCTCGATGACACGGTTGACACCGTTGCGGTCAACGATGGCCGGGGTACCGATGAAGACATCTTCCTTACCACCGTATTCGCCTTGTAGGTAAGCAGAGACCGGAAGTGCCACGGCCTGATTCTGAATGACTGCGCGGGTAATGCGTGCCAACGCCATACCGATGCCATAAGAGGTAGAGCCCTTGGCGTCGATGATGTGGTAGGCGGCGTCGCGAGTGTCTTCGAAGATCTTCTCAATGCGCTCGTTGTAGCCCGGGTCCTTCTCAGAACGGTGGGACAGGGAGACACCTGCGATGTTGGCGGAGGAGACGACCGGCAGTTCGGAATCGCCATGCTCACCGATGATGTAGGCGTGGACGGAGGTGGGCGCGACGTCATCCATCTCAGAGAGCATGTAACGGTAGCGGGCCGAGTCCAAGACGGTACCGGAGCCGATGACTCGGTGGTGCGGGAAGCCGGAGGCCTTCCACACGGCGTAGGTGAGAATATCCACCGGGTTGGAGGCAACGAGGAAAATGCCGTCGAAGCCGTTCTTCATAACGTCGCCCACAATGGAGTTCATGATCTTGACGTTCTTGTCCACGAGCTGCAGACGGGTCTCACCCGGCTTCTGCGCAGCGCCGGCGCAGATGACGACCATGGCGGCGTCCTTGCAGTCCTCATAGGTGCCCTTGGTCACGCGGGTGCGGGACGGGGCCCAGACGACACCATGGTTGAGGTCCATGACGTTGCCTTCGAGCTTCTTCTCGTCGATGTCGATGATGGCCAGGTGATCAACAGTGCCCTGGTTCACCAGAGCGTAAGCGTAAGCGACTCCAACATCGCCTGCGCCGATGAGTACTACTTTGTTTCCAACATGATTTCCCATGACTCCTATTCTGCCCCCAATGTCCGAATTTTGCTCGCTATGCGCCCGACTTCACAGGTTCAATAGTCCGATCTCACATTTCCCTGCCCGATCGGGCATCCTTTGACGGCCATCTGCACGGCAGCGTTAAAGCTGGTTCAATGGCGACCATGCGCACAGTCCTTCGCCGCATCGCTCTCAAGACCACCCAAAATGTTCTTCACGCTGCAATTTTTGGCTTGGAGTTGGTCAGCGATCTTACCCCGGGCGTGCGCATGACAGGAAGAAAACGTCTTCCCCAAAACATGTGGCCCGGCCTCTTTGGCGCCGAGGTTGCCACCTGGGCGGCCGTCTCCCCGTCGCTTCTTCCGCGCCCGTGGTGGGTCACGGCGGCCAACGTGGCCATGGGCCAAGGCGCAGGCCACCTCGCCGCAACGACCGCAGCCTTCGCTACGAAACAAGCACTGCGCCTAGTAGGACGCCGACCCCAAGACCATGTCGGCCCTACTACTCGCCGCTATTCCTACTACCTCCTCGGGCTGGGCACCTTCGTGGCAGGACTCCGGTCACTCCGCAACCAGACGGAGCAGGCCCGGTTGGTCAGTAAGCTCAATGACCGCGGGCCCCAAACTGCGGCACTTGGCATGCTTGTAGGTACCGCCGGGTATGGTGCGCTCTTGATTCTTGGCGAAGCTACCCAGCTCACCGTCACGCAGCTTTCCCGTCAAGTTCAACGTTGGCTTCCCCGGTGGATTGCCTGGCCACTGGCGGGCGGCGCGGTGGGCTTTGCCGCTGCCGTCCTCAGTGACCGCATGGTGTGGCGCCGGATGCTGAGCTCAGCCTCTATCAACGCGTTGGAGCTCAACAGGCTGGTCTACCCGGGCTCCTCCATGCCGTGGGAGCCGGAGCGTTCCGGAAGCCCGTGGTCCCATGAACCGTGGACAGCAGTTGGCTCACAGGGCAGGGCTTTTCTTGACCGCGGCCCGCGCGCCAACGACATCCGGGAGGTCATGCACTTCGAGCGAGCCCGCGAGCCAATCCGCATCTACATTGGCCTGATTCGCGGCCGCGGCCCACAAGCAGCTGCGCGCCAAGCCGTGGCGGAGATGGATCGCACGGGCGCTTTCCACCGCAACACCATCGTGGTGCAGCTCCCCTCTGGTTCGGGCTGGATCAACAACTACTCCGTGAGCAGCTATGAGTTCCTCACGCGCGGAAATTGCGCCACGGTGGCGCTGCAGTTCGACTATTTGCCCTCGATGTTTTCCTATCTCGTGGACAAGGACCTTTCAACCACCTTTGCCCGCGAGCTCATTACTGCTGTGCGGGAGCGCCTTGAGCTCCTCCCAGAGGACAATCGCCCCAAGTTCTACCTCAGCGGCGAATCCCTGGGGTGCTATGCCATTGTTGAAAACTACGAGAATCTCGAGGACCTCCTCGCCGATTGTGACGGCGCAGTCTTCACCGGACCTCCCCGCATGACCAGCTTCATGCGCCGCCTGCACCGTGAGCGCGGCTCCCTAGAGCGCCTGCCGCTTATCGACGGCGGCCGCCACCTCCGCTTCGCTGCCGTCCCCGAACACATGGAGCACGACGCGTTCGGCGAGCCCTACGGCCCCTGGGAGCGCCCGCGCGTAGCGGTGGGCCAGCATGCCTCCGATCCCATCGTCTGGTGGGATAAAACACTCATCTATGCCCGCCCCAATTGGATTCACGAACCTACCCCGAAGACGCTGTATGCCGATACTTTCGAAAACCTCCACTGGCACCCCTTTATTACCTTCTGGCAGGTAGCCCTTGACCAGATCAATTCACTCAACGTGCCCGGCGGTCACGGCCACAACTATTTCGAGGAAACCTTCTGGTACTGGGATGCCGTCCTCGGCTCACAAACGCGCGCCCAGCTCACGCCTGAGCTAGCCGAGCGGATGCGCGCTTTTGTCGAGCGCGACCAGCTCAACAAACCGACTGACTTCCGGACGCAGGTACGCGCGCAGCTCTAGTCGCACTTCACGCCAGTGCTGTGGTGCGGACAATAACCGTTGGGTACCTTGTGCAGGTACTGCTGGTGTTCATCTTCCGCCAAGTAGTACTCGCCTGCGTCCGTCTCACGGAGAAGGGTGATTTCAGTCGTGGTGTCACCAAAGTTGGCTGCGGCAAGCTTGGCGGCATAGGAATCCACCAGCTGTTGAATCTCCTCGCGCTCCTCTTCCGTCTCTGGATAGAAAGCGGAGCGGTACTGGGTGCCCACGTCGTTGCCTTGGCGGAATCCCTGGGTCGGGTCGTGGGCCTCAAGCGCCTTGACCACGAGGTCACGCAGGCTAATGCGCTCCGGGTCATAGGTGATCTGGACAACCTCTGCATGGTTGGTCAGGCCGCGGCAGACTTCGTAATAGGTGGGGTTCGGGGTCGCGCCGCCGGCGTAGCCCACGGAGGTGGACTCCACGCCCTCGGTTTCCCAGTACATTTTCTCAGCACCCCAAAAGCATCCGATAGCAATGAGGAGGGACTTCTGACCTTCCTTCCACGGGCCGGTAATCGGCGTGCCAAGCACGGCATGGGGCTGCGGATTGGTCAGGACAGGCTCTGCTCGCCCGGGGAGTGCGTCGCCCTTCGAAACGAGCGCGGGCTCTGGTTTGTAGAGGAACATGCAGGATTCTCCTTTACGTGTCGATGCATCCTCTTATACCCCTCGGCCCTGTGGAGGAGCCACTTTTTGTTCAGGGTGGTCCGCGCCCGGACAACGCTGCAGGGTGTCCACCCTGCAGAAAATATTGTGGCCAAATTCTCAATCTGCCCCTACCATGGGCCGCGAACCCAATAGAAAGGATTGTAACAATGGCTGTTTACGAACTTCCGGAACTCGACTACGCATACGACGCACTGGAGCCGCACATCTCCGCTGAGATCATGGAGCTGCACCACTCCAAGCACCACGCCGGCTACGTTGCTGGCGCTAACGCAGCGCTCGAGGCTCTGGAGGAGCAGCGCAACGGCGAGGCTAACGCTGACGCTATCCGCGCGCTGTCCAAGAACCTGGCCTTCAACCTGGGTGGCCACACCAACCACTCCATCTTCTGGAAGAACCTTTCCCCGAACGGTGGCGGCGAGCCGACTGGCGAGCTGGCTGAGGCTATTAACCGCGACTTCGGTTCCTTCGAGAAGTTCAAGGCTCACTTCTCCGCTGTTGCTACCGGCCTGCAGGGCTCCGGTTGGGCAGTTCTGGGCTACGACCACATTGCTGGCCGCCTGGTTATTGAGCAGCTCTCTGATCAGCAGGGCAACATCTCCGTGAACTTCACCCCGCTACTCATGCTGGATATGTGGGAGCACGCTTTCTACCTCCAGTACAAGAACGTGAAGGCTGACTACGTTAAGGCTGTGTGGAACGTCTTCAACTGGGAGGACGTTGCTGAGCGTTACGCTGCCGCTACCAAGTAAGCAGCTCACCGGCTTTAACTAAGGCCAACTAGCACGTCACCGCGCCGACACCCTCGGACTTTCTGAGGCTCTCGGCGCGGTGTCGTCGTTTTTCTTCGACCACACGGCGCACCCCCTCCTGCCCCACCCATCACATCTTTCCCTATAGAGGTTTAGAAATTAATGCCACCTTCGCAATTAGGCTATGGCATAATTCACACCATCTGCACATGTGGTGACGCATCACTGGCGTGATTTCTAGGAATGTTAGCTCCGATTCGTCGTTGCCCGAAACTCTCTACAGGTGGTTGTTGTGAACTCACTTATCCTCGTCTTCCTTGGACTCGCCATGATGCTGGCGGGTTATCTTTTATACTCCCGTTTCTTGGCGTCGAAGGTCTACCAGCTCTCAGATAGCTTTTCCACGCCCGCTCACACGATGGAGGACGGCGTCGACTACGTCCCCACCAACAAGTACGTCCTCTGGGGCCACCACTTCACCTCGGTCGCCGGCGCGGCACCCATTATTGGCCCGGCTGTCGCCGTTATCTGGGGCTGGCTCCCAGCCTTCCTGTGGGTCACGCTCGGCACGGTCTTCTTCGCTGGCATGCATGACCTCGGTGCCCTGTGGGCCTCCCAGCGCCACCGAGGCCAGTCCATCGGAACGCTTTCCGGCCGCTACATCGGCGCTCGTGGCCGCGCGCTCTTCCTCGTGGTCATCTTCCTGCTGCTCCTCATGGTCAACGCTGCCTTCGCCGTGGTGATTTCCAACCTGCTCATTTCCACCCCGACGGCCGTCATCCCCACCTGGGGCGCCATCCTTGTCGCCTTGCTCATCGGCCAAGCCATCTACCGCTTGAAGTGGAACCTACCGATTGTGTCCGTCGTCGGTGTGGCCGCGCTCTATGCGCTCATGGTTATTGGTGACCGCTTCCCGCTGGCCCTTCCGGAGACTGTCATGGGCATCCCTGACCGCGGCGTGTGGATTATTCTGCTCTTCGCCTACGCCTTCATTGCCTCCCTGCTGCCGGTGTGGGTTCTGCTCCAGCCGCGCGATTACATCAATGGCCTGCAGCTTTTCGTGGGCCTGGGCATCCTCTACGGTTCCTTCCTCATTACCCGCCCAGACATCGTTGCCCCGACCGTCTCGGACCACGTTCCGGACGATGCCCCAAACCTCATCCCGCTCCTCTTCGTCACCATTGCCTGTGGTGCTATCTCTGGCTTCCACGGTGTGGTGAGCTCTGGTACCTCATCGAAGCAGCTGGACAAGGAAACAGATGCCCGCTTCGTCGGCTACTTTGGTTCCGTTGGTGAGGGCCTCCTGGCACTTGGCACCATCGTGGCTACCACGTCCGGTTTCAAGACGGCGGCCGATTGGGAGAACATTTACAACGAGTGGAACGCTGGCGGTGTGGGCGCCTTCGTCCAGGGCGGCGGCTCGCTGATGAATGAGGGCCTGGGTATCCCTACCTCGCTCTCCGCCACCATCCTGGCCACCATGGCGGTTCTCTTCGCCGCCACCACGATGGACTCCGGAGTGCGCCTGCAGCGCATGGTCGTCTCCGAAGCCGCCGAGCTCATGGGCCTGAAGCTCAGCGGCCTCGTTG containing:
- a CDS encoding superoxide dismutase: MAVYELPELDYAYDALEPHISAEIMELHHSKHHAGYVAGANAALEALEEQRNGEANADAIRALSKNLAFNLGGHTNHSIFWKNLSPNGGGEPTGELAEAINRDFGSFEKFKAHFSAVATGLQGSGWAVLGYDHIAGRLVIEQLSDQQGNISVNFTPLLMLDMWEHAFYLQYKNVKADYVKAVWNVFNWEDVAERYAAATK
- the msrA gene encoding peptide-methionine (S)-S-oxide reductase MsrA yields the protein MFLYKPEPALVSKGDALPGRAEPVLTNPQPHAVLGTPITGPWKEGQKSLLIAIGCFWGAEKMYWETEGVESTSVGYAGGATPNPTYYEVCRGLTNHAEVVQITYDPERISLRDLVVKALEAHDPTQGFRQGNDVGTQYRSAFYPETEEEREEIQQLVDSYAAKLAAANFGDTTTEITLLRETDAGEYYLAEDEHQQYLHKVPNGYCPHHSTGVKCD
- a CDS encoding IS30 family transposase, with translation MSGDEKLRERFVEAYLHDARPVPVILKELGVSKVQARAWRQSEGLNRARRQRSLVDKQYQQVVALVESGRSVLSAIEEVGFPQSLAYRYLAQDGLELVRGNRGGTAQHDRDRIAQALKLVDAGKSYKQAGQVVDRSADTVKAWHHDHMSGRLILNDHPTESESKVGRGKRLIRHDRIEIAYLLKQGHTHREIAAQLGRNQSTISREIARGMTEHGYDALVAQKRAVDRLARPKPRKLDTNPQLRALVIEGLNTKWSPEQISNYLARCFGKGGDMSISHETIYQALYIQAKGALRQELKVEKALRSGRTGRKPQSRLPARGNRSWIGEDYRISKRPASVEDRAVPGHWEGDLIIGQGGTTALVTCVERSTRYTMIRKLDVHDSATTVDKLIEMFTGKIRNITKTLTWDQGVELAQVDKLSIARGLAVYFCDPHSPWQRPTNENTNGLVRDFLPKGSDFSTLTDKDVQHIQDLLNGRPRKVLDWYKPEEKIQELFK
- a CDS encoding L-lactate dehydrogenase, coding for MGNHVGNKVVLIGAGDVGVAYAYALVNQGTVDHLAIIDIDEKKLEGNVMDLNHGVVWAPSRTRVTKGTYEDCKDAAMVVICAGAAQKPGETRLQLVDKNVKIMNSIVGDVMKNGFDGIFLVASNPVDILTYAVWKASGFPHHRVIGSGTVLDSARYRYMLSEMDDVAPTSVHAYIIGEHGDSELPVVSSANIAGVSLSHRSEKDPGYNERIEKIFEDTRDAAYHIIDAKGSTSYGIGMALARITRAVIQNQAVALPVSAYLQGEYGGKEDVFIGTPAIVDRNGVNRVIELQLDEHEQERFDHSFNTLNTIKEEIFG
- a CDS encoding DUF5926 family protein; the encoded protein is MAKKKKKNEQLPEGMSRRQAKLAARAAERAALEKDPRPFGGLAAESSLVALQEFVPSATAKLSVKGFDKDVYVVTVLPGASAALIRDEESGGDAFVGLQVQSHTHNPGRDLAFALNWVKNNAPGSTLESTAADGSQPELSELLDESAELDITVYQDFSWWMPEGAQVPPHMAQALQRANDSVIESYQVGQDAEGFIGTAFWANAGGGKAHIRWVRPCDDENAFLNALSRVAARGELNLGEGTKFAGVFRTHGLIAPVFDLDPDVAHDSYEAELSRVNKALEEEMSNDANLNADERKQLQNIKSRQVTLR
- a CDS encoding carbon starvation CstA family protein, with product MNSLILVFLGLAMMLAGYLLYSRFLASKVYQLSDSFSTPAHTMEDGVDYVPTNKYVLWGHHFTSVAGAAPIIGPAVAVIWGWLPAFLWVTLGTVFFAGMHDLGALWASQRHRGQSIGTLSGRYIGARGRALFLVVIFLLLLMVNAAFAVVISNLLISTPTAVIPTWGAILVALLIGQAIYRLKWNLPIVSVVGVAALYALMVIGDRFPLALPETVMGIPDRGVWIILLFAYAFIASLLPVWVLLQPRDYINGLQLFVGLGILYGSFLITRPDIVAPTVSDHVPDDAPNLIPLLFVTIACGAISGFHGVVSSGTSSKQLDKETDARFVGYFGSVGEGLLALGTIVATTSGFKTAADWENIYNEWNAGGVGAFVQGGGSLMNEGLGIPTSLSATILATMAVLFAATTMDSGVRLQRMVVSEAAELMGLKLSGLVATIIAVGCALGLTFSTGVDGSGGMLIWPLFGTTNQLMAGLTLSIIVVILTQLRRPTWPVIIPLVFVTVMSLWAAVLQLTTLFQAENWLLLAIDVVIIIAAVWVIGEAIAAISRARKAPQVTWDDEDVEPPVPSHAR
- a CDS encoding alpha/beta-hydrolase family protein, with translation MRTVLRRIALKTTQNVLHAAIFGLELVSDLTPGVRMTGRKRLPQNMWPGLFGAEVATWAAVSPSLLPRPWWVTAANVAMGQGAGHLAATTAAFATKQALRLVGRRPQDHVGPTTRRYSYYLLGLGTFVAGLRSLRNQTEQARLVSKLNDRGPQTAALGMLVGTAGYGALLILGEATQLTVTQLSRQVQRWLPRWIAWPLAGGAVGFAAAVLSDRMVWRRMLSSASINALELNRLVYPGSSMPWEPERSGSPWSHEPWTAVGSQGRAFLDRGPRANDIREVMHFERAREPIRIYIGLIRGRGPQAAARQAVAEMDRTGAFHRNTIVVQLPSGSGWINNYSVSSYEFLTRGNCATVALQFDYLPSMFSYLVDKDLSTTFARELITAVRERLELLPEDNRPKFYLSGESLGCYAIVENYENLEDLLADCDGAVFTGPPRMTSFMRRLHRERGSLERLPLIDGGRHLRFAAVPEHMEHDAFGEPYGPWERPRVAVGQHASDPIVWWDKTLIYARPNWIHEPTPKTLYADTFENLHWHPFITFWQVALDQINSLNVPGGHGHNYFEETFWYWDAVLGSQTRAQLTPELAERMRAFVERDQLNKPTDFRTQVRAQL
- a CDS encoding glycerophosphodiester phosphodiesterase family protein, which codes for MKIVAHRGYSGKYPELSPLAFEKALELPIHGIECDIRLSSDGKVVVHHDPTLDRTTNGSGRVSRQTWEDLRRLNIGGGQRMLLFDELLEMLDGTNHHLYVETKHPSGQGDILEEQMVLRLRYAGLIDDPRIHMISFSHRAIRRMTALAPQIDRIYLRRDWERHVNRPDFLLSQPTGLGMSILRGKIQPDAIGAHSLPTYMWTIDKPEDMKWAWANGVDILATNEPEVALHAIEL